Proteins encoded together in one Nostoc sp. PCC 7524 window:
- a CDS encoding beta-ketoacyl-ACP synthase III, whose amino-acid sequence MQNLGIAITGSGSAVPATSLHNQQLTQLVETSDEWITTRTGIRQRRLADPTDSLSGLATAAGLKAIASAGITPADLDLILLATSTPDDLFGSACKIQAQLGATKAVAFDLTAACSGFVFGLVTAAQYIRTGVYRHILLIGADILSRWVDWQDRRTCVLFGDGAGAVVLQANDSDRLLGFALKSDGTQNHYLNLAYQDTPQEIIPGVNVAQGTYQPITMNGKEVYRFAAQKVPEIIDKALFAANLTVDQIDWLLLHQANQRILDAVAQRLSVPEHKVISNLANYGNTSAASIPLALDEAVRQGKIKPNDIVATSGFGAGLTWGAAIFQWGR is encoded by the coding sequence GTGCAAAATTTAGGTATAGCAATTACAGGAAGTGGTTCGGCAGTACCAGCAACTTCCCTTCACAATCAACAATTGACCCAACTGGTGGAAACATCAGATGAGTGGATTACTACCAGAACCGGAATTCGTCAGCGTCGTTTAGCAGATCCCACTGATTCCTTGAGTGGGCTAGCTACTGCGGCTGGGCTAAAAGCGATCGCCTCGGCTGGGATTACACCAGCTGATTTGGATCTGATTCTACTAGCCACTTCCACCCCAGATGATCTGTTTGGTAGTGCGTGTAAAATTCAAGCTCAGTTAGGCGCTACCAAAGCAGTTGCTTTTGACCTCACTGCTGCTTGTTCTGGGTTTGTGTTTGGGCTAGTCACAGCCGCCCAATACATTAGAACTGGAGTATATCGCCATATACTGTTAATTGGGGCAGATATCCTCTCCCGTTGGGTAGATTGGCAAGACAGACGCACTTGCGTTTTGTTTGGGGATGGTGCAGGAGCAGTTGTATTGCAAGCCAATGATAGCGATCGCTTGTTAGGATTTGCCCTCAAAAGTGACGGTACGCAAAACCACTACCTCAATCTAGCCTACCAAGATACTCCCCAAGAAATCATCCCAGGCGTAAATGTGGCTCAAGGTACTTATCAACCCATCACCATGAATGGTAAAGAAGTTTACCGCTTTGCCGCCCAAAAAGTGCCAGAAATCATCGATAAAGCATTATTTGCCGCTAACCTCACCGTTGACCAAATCGACTGGCTGCTACTACATCAAGCCAATCAGCGCATTCTTGATGCTGTTGCCCAACGCCTCAGTGTTCCCGAACACAAGGTCATCAGTAATCTTGCTAACTACGGCAATACCTCCGCCGCCTCCATCCCCCTAGCTTTAGATGAAGCCGTGCGCCAAGGCAAAATCAAACCCAACGACATCGTTGCTACATCCGGCTTTGGAGCCGGGCTCACCTGGGGCGCAGCAATTTTCCAATGGGGACGGTAG
- a CDS encoding lysophospholipid acyltransferase family protein — MSRSREPLISLALYHAFKWSIVSPMLHAYFRGRIYGVENVPQSGPLVVVSNHASYFDPPIVSNCVRRPVAYMAKEELFDVPVLAQAIKLYGAYPVSRGSADRNAIRAALEYLDNGWAVGVFLEGTRTPDGRIQDPKRGAALLAAKAKAPILPVCLWGSEKILQPGSPLPRAVPLSIRIGQLIDTPGSTNKEELEAVTHKCTTVINEMHDLGR, encoded by the coding sequence ATGTCTCGAAGCCGCGAACCTTTGATTAGTCTGGCACTCTACCACGCTTTTAAGTGGTCAATTGTTAGTCCGATGCTTCACGCTTACTTTCGGGGACGGATTTATGGTGTGGAAAATGTCCCCCAATCTGGCCCGTTGGTAGTTGTGAGTAATCATGCTAGCTATTTTGACCCGCCGATTGTCTCTAATTGTGTCCGTCGGCCAGTGGCTTACATGGCTAAGGAAGAATTATTTGATGTCCCTGTTTTGGCACAGGCGATTAAATTGTATGGTGCTTACCCAGTCAGTCGGGGCAGTGCCGATCGCAATGCTATCCGTGCAGCTCTAGAATATCTTGATAATGGCTGGGCTGTAGGTGTGTTTTTAGAAGGTACTCGTACCCCCGATGGTCGGATTCAAGACCCTAAAAGGGGTGCAGCCTTGTTAGCTGCTAAGGCCAAAGCGCCCATATTACCCGTATGTTTGTGGGGTTCCGAGAAAATTCTACAACCAGGCTCACCCCTTCCTCGTGCAGTTCCCCTATCTATCAGAATTGGTCAATTAATTGATACTCCTGGTTCTACTAACAAAGAGGAATTGGAGGCGGTGACGCACAAATGTACCACAGTCATCAACGAGATGCACGATTTAGGGCGTTAA
- a CDS encoding AI-2E family transporter, producing MSGFEAKNLWNRLHNLALVRFLLLVAVGWTIVQLLEYFKTIIIIFTFATILAFLLSYPVKWLRRFLPKGIAVVVVFLISIVVLGGLLITVGIAVLSQGQQLIDSISAFLASFVPLLEKVEEVLRNRNLQIDLSVIQEQLRNQAISTLVTSLAIVQQLLTNFITFIVIAVVAFFMLLDGEKLWNLILRILPRNRRDQFTQIIQRNFLGFFRGQLLLTLFLTTSTFIVFILFQVPFALLLAFIVGILDIIPGIGATLGISTITFFLLSQNVWLAFKVLIACIILQQIQDNIIAPRVMQGTLNLNPVVVFFALLVGARVAGLLGVFISIPITGVIVSLFEINAMKSEV from the coding sequence ATGAGTGGCTTTGAAGCCAAAAACCTGTGGAATCGCTTGCATAATTTAGCGTTAGTCCGCTTTTTGTTATTAGTTGCTGTCGGTTGGACTATTGTTCAACTTCTAGAGTATTTTAAAACCATCATTATTATTTTTACCTTCGCCACAATTTTGGCTTTTTTACTCAGCTACCCCGTCAAATGGCTACGGCGATTTTTACCTAAAGGTATAGCAGTTGTCGTAGTTTTCCTAATTAGTATTGTGGTTCTTGGTGGATTACTGATTACAGTGGGTATAGCAGTTTTATCTCAAGGACAACAATTAATTGATAGTATCTCTGCTTTTTTAGCTTCTTTCGTTCCTTTACTAGAAAAAGTTGAAGAAGTATTGCGTAATCGTAATCTGCAAATAGATTTAAGCGTCATTCAAGAACAGTTACGTAATCAAGCCATATCAACTTTAGTTACAAGTTTAGCTATTGTGCAACAATTGCTGACTAATTTTATTACTTTTATAGTGATTGCAGTTGTCGCCTTCTTTATGCTCTTGGATGGTGAAAAACTTTGGAATTTGATTCTCAGAATATTGCCAAGAAACCGTCGTGATCAATTTACACAGATTATCCAACGTAATTTTTTAGGATTTTTTCGAGGACAATTATTATTAACTTTATTTTTGACAACTTCAACTTTTATTGTTTTTATATTATTTCAAGTACCTTTTGCTTTGTTATTAGCATTCATCGTTGGGATACTTGACATTATTCCAGGTATTGGTGCAACTTTAGGCATCAGCACCATTACTTTCTTTTTGTTATCTCAAAATGTTTGGCTAGCATTCAAAGTATTAATAGCCTGCATTATCCTTCAGCAAATACAAGATAATATCATTGCTCCCCGTGTCATGCAAGGCACACTCAATCTGAATCCGGTAGTGGTATTTTTTGCATTATTAGTAGGTGCAAGAGTTGCGGGATTATTAGGAGTTTTTATTTCAATTCCCATTACAGGCGTAATTGTATCTTTGTTTGAAATTAATGCTATGAAATCCGAAGTTTAG
- the plsX gene encoding phosphate acyltransferase PlsX: MGSTGVRIAIDAMGGDNAPGEIVTGAVRASEELGVKVLLVGDPQQIKAALPPKTNVEGVEIVAAEDAIAMDEEPLNAVRRKRKASINVAMDLVKQQQADAVFSAGHSGAAMASALLRLGRLPGVDRPAIGTVFPTIKAGKPVLILDVGANVDCRPKFLEQFAVIGSIYSQYVLGTDEPKVGLLNIGEEDTKGNELALRTHELLRENPYISFIGNAEGRDVLSGEFDVIVCDGFVGNILLKFAEAIGGVILQILREELPQGLHGQIGTALLKPNLKRIKQRMDHAEHGGALLLGVSGVCLIGHGSSQAPSVFNAIRMAKEAVDNQVMQQLRSQYEMLQSESS, encoded by the coding sequence ATGGGATCGACTGGCGTGCGGATAGCAATTGACGCAATGGGAGGGGATAACGCTCCCGGTGAAATCGTTACTGGCGCGGTACGAGCCAGTGAAGAATTAGGTGTGAAAGTTTTATTGGTGGGTGATCCCCAACAAATTAAAGCTGCCTTGCCCCCAAAAACTAATGTGGAAGGGGTAGAGATTGTAGCGGCTGAGGATGCGATCGCTATGGATGAAGAGCCTTTAAATGCGGTCAGACGCAAACGCAAGGCTTCTATCAATGTGGCGATGGATTTGGTAAAGCAGCAACAGGCAGACGCAGTATTCTCTGCTGGTCATTCGGGGGCAGCAATGGCATCAGCCTTACTCCGTTTGGGACGATTGCCAGGGGTTGACCGTCCAGCTATTGGTACAGTTTTTCCCACAATTAAGGCAGGTAAGCCAGTTTTAATACTGGATGTGGGCGCAAACGTAGATTGTCGTCCCAAGTTTTTAGAACAATTTGCTGTGATTGGTTCAATTTATAGCCAATATGTTCTCGGTACTGATGAACCCAAAGTAGGTTTATTGAATATTGGCGAGGAAGACACCAAAGGCAATGAACTAGCCTTGCGGACTCATGAGCTATTGCGGGAAAATCCTTACATTAGCTTTATTGGTAATGCGGAAGGGCGAGATGTACTTTCCGGTGAATTTGATGTTATAGTCTGTGATGGTTTTGTCGGCAATATTTTACTCAAATTTGCTGAAGCCATCGGTGGAGTGATCTTACAAATCTTACGGGAAGAATTACCCCAAGGATTGCACGGTCAAATTGGTACAGCTCTTTTAAAACCCAACCTCAAACGCATTAAACAGCGTATGGATCACGCCGAACATGGCGGTGCATTACTTTTAGGGGTGTCAGGAGTTTGTTTAATCGGTCATGGTAGTTCTCAAGCTCCTTCAGTTTTCAACGCCATTCGCATGGCTAAAGAAGCTGTAGATAATCAGGTAATGCAACAACTGCGATCCCAATATGAGATGCTACAGAGTGAGAGTAGTTAG
- a CDS encoding GumC family protein, producing the protein MSNISLNHEDFVTDSSQNQVKFRHISKILLRRRFIVLGVSCVVMSMTSLLAVMTKPTYKSHMQILVSSNLHQGAEATQIDSQNSKLNQQFIDYYTAQKNVMLSSKLIEQAVNSLRPVYPNLTVEDIKGQSNDRQTSPLLVTQLERKIGTNKYVSPVFEISFKDNDPVKAYKVLLALQKVYQDYNTEQQQERLNKGLAFVNARLPVIRKQLRQAERNLESFRKKHNLLDPQVQSQVLVKSLGDIQKQIQTTRAQLQDVQTRHKNLEEKIAASRQQAVINSRLHESPRYQTLLSEIQKTEQTLTQEQLRYTDDSPIIESLKQQRQNQLRLLQQEVKQVAANTQKAAALTQKQLVGVEPQLVEELIQLQTTALGLTANEKSLLESEQRIRAELKKYPSLIAEYQRLLPEVETHRQALEQMLQAQQSLGLQITQAGFDWQVIEAPTLGTDNSNNRLLLVFGGMVIGPVLGVIIALIWGMRHRVIHSTRDLQRVTHLRLLGSVPKLAAHGMEKRLPSLAWNWRRNTAPPVIETSSWLPCHETLDMVYQNTQILKYPFPFNSLMITSAIPGEGKTTLALGLAASAAHMHQRVLLIDANLRSPKLHKVLQLSNEWGLSLLLVDETDTTIQDYIQPIHPSIDILTAGPVPEDPVKLLSSHRLKELIEIFEQSYDLVLIDAPAILGTVDARIMASLCNGIMMVGRIGWVTQTEVTQAVEILNQLNLVGIIANEVSN; encoded by the coding sequence ATGTCTAATATCAGCCTTAATCACGAAGATTTTGTTACTGACTCTTCACAAAACCAGGTAAAGTTTAGACATATATCTAAAATTTTACTCCGCCGACGCTTTATAGTCTTGGGGGTTTCTTGTGTAGTCATGTCAATGACTAGCTTATTGGCTGTTATGACTAAACCTACTTACAAGAGTCATATGCAAATTTTAGTAAGTTCTAATCTTCATCAAGGGGCAGAGGCTACTCAAATTGACAGTCAAAATAGTAAATTAAATCAACAATTTATTGACTATTACACGGCACAAAAAAACGTCATGCTTAGTTCTAAATTAATTGAACAAGCAGTAAATTCACTCCGTCCTGTCTATCCTAATCTGACTGTAGAAGATATCAAAGGTCAAAGTAATGACAGGCAGACATCTCCTCTTTTAGTAACTCAATTAGAGAGAAAAATTGGAACCAATAAGTATGTTAGTCCAGTTTTTGAAATTTCCTTCAAGGATAATGATCCAGTTAAAGCTTACAAAGTATTATTAGCTTTACAGAAAGTCTACCAAGACTATAATACAGAGCAACAACAGGAGCGATTGAATAAAGGTTTAGCTTTTGTGAATGCTCGCTTACCAGTGATTAGAAAACAGTTAAGACAAGCTGAAAGAAATTTAGAAAGTTTTCGTAAAAAGCATAACTTATTAGATCCTCAAGTACAAAGTCAAGTCCTGGTAAAATCTCTGGGTGATATTCAAAAACAAATCCAAACTACTCGCGCACAGTTGCAAGATGTACAAACTCGCCACAAAAATCTAGAAGAAAAAATTGCGGCTTCCAGGCAACAAGCAGTTATTAATTCTCGATTACATGAATCACCTCGCTACCAAACATTATTGAGTGAGATTCAAAAAACTGAGCAAACTCTAACTCAAGAACAGCTACGCTACACAGATGACTCTCCTATTATTGAAAGTCTCAAGCAGCAACGCCAGAATCAATTACGACTATTACAACAAGAAGTAAAACAGGTGGCTGCAAATACTCAAAAAGCAGCAGCATTAACACAAAAACAGTTAGTAGGAGTTGAACCCCAGTTAGTTGAGGAATTAATTCAATTACAGACAACTGCTTTAGGACTCACAGCTAACGAAAAGAGTTTGTTGGAGTCAGAACAGCGAATTCGTGCAGAGTTGAAAAAATACCCTAGTTTAATCGCAGAATATCAACGCCTACTTCCAGAGGTGGAAACTCATCGCCAAGCATTAGAACAAATGCTGCAAGCACAACAATCTCTGGGATTGCAAATTACTCAAGCAGGCTTTGATTGGCAAGTTATAGAAGCACCAACCCTGGGAACTGATAACAGTAATAACAGACTTTTATTGGTGTTTGGGGGTATGGTTATCGGCCCTGTGTTGGGTGTGATTATCGCTTTAATTTGGGGAATGCGTCATCGTGTGATTCATTCTACACGGGATTTGCAGCGAGTCACACATCTGAGATTACTAGGTTCTGTGCCAAAATTAGCAGCTCATGGGATGGAAAAGCGGCTTCCTAGTTTGGCTTGGAACTGGCGACGCAATACAGCACCTCCTGTAATAGAAACCAGTTCTTGGCTACCTTGCCATGAAACCTTAGATATGGTTTATCAAAATACGCAAATCTTGAAGTATCCTTTTCCCTTTAATTCTTTGATGATAACTTCTGCAATACCAGGAGAAGGAAAGACAACTTTGGCGTTGGGATTAGCGGCGAGTGCAGCCCATATGCACCAACGGGTACTACTAATTGATGCTAACTTGCGATCGCCTAAACTACACAAAGTTCTACAATTATCTAACGAATGGGGACTATCTCTACTCTTAGTTGATGAAACAGACACAACTATACAAGATTACATTCAACCCATTCACCCCTCAATTGATATTTTAACAGCCGGCCCTGTACCAGAAGATCCTGTCAAATTACTCAGTTCTCACCGCCTCAAAGAACTTATCGAGATATTTGAGCAAAGCTACGACCTAGTGCTGATAGATGCTCCAGCTATTTTAGGTACAGTTGATGCCAGAATTATGGCATCCTTATGCAATGGAATTATGATGGTGGGACGTATTGGTTGGGTAACTCAAACTGAAGTAACTCAGGCTGTAGAAATTTTGAATCAGTTGAATTTAGTTGGCATTATTGCCAATGAAGTCAGCAACTAA
- the fabD gene encoding ACP S-malonyltransferase: MTKTAWVFPGQGSQALGMGTDLLDIPGVKDKFAQAEAILGWSVTDICQNEEEKLSQTFYTQPCLYVVESILADLVREKGHQPDLVAGHSLGEYIALYVADVFEWSVGLQLVKRRAELMDSAAGGMMAALMNFDREQLEKVIAETADVVLANDNSPAQVVISGTPEAVQTVMSQVKAKRAIPLKVSGAFHSHLMASAATEFQAILDSVDFQPATVPVLSNVEPVPAVDAEILKQRLSQQMTGSVRWREIALQLPVNSIEKVVEIGPGNVLTGLIKRTTPDLILENVRNVAELPN; encoded by the coding sequence ATGACTAAAACCGCATGGGTGTTTCCCGGACAAGGTTCTCAAGCCCTAGGCATGGGAACAGACTTATTAGATATACCAGGTGTGAAAGACAAGTTTGCCCAAGCTGAGGCAATCCTCGGCTGGTCGGTGACAGATATCTGCCAAAATGAAGAAGAAAAATTATCTCAGACATTTTACACCCAGCCCTGTCTGTACGTGGTTGAGAGTATCCTAGCCGACCTAGTTCGGGAAAAAGGACACCAGCCAGATTTAGTTGCCGGTCACAGTTTAGGAGAATATATTGCCCTGTATGTTGCAGATGTATTTGAGTGGTCAGTTGGATTACAGCTAGTCAAGCGACGTGCTGAACTTATGGATAGTGCAGCCGGGGGAATGATGGCAGCTTTGATGAACTTTGACCGTGAACAGTTGGAAAAAGTGATTGCTGAAACTGCTGATGTAGTTTTAGCCAATGACAACAGTCCAGCACAGGTAGTCATCTCCGGTACACCAGAGGCAGTACAAACAGTCATGTCTCAAGTGAAAGCTAAACGTGCTATTCCCCTGAAAGTTTCCGGCGCATTTCATTCACATTTAATGGCATCTGCCGCAACAGAGTTTCAAGCAATTCTCGACTCTGTAGACTTTCAACCTGCTACAGTCCCAGTATTATCTAATGTTGAACCAGTCCCCGCCGTTGATGCCGAAATTTTAAAGCAACGCCTCAGTCAACAGATGACTGGTTCAGTACGCTGGCGAGAAATTGCCCTACAACTACCAGTCAACAGCATTGAGAAAGTAGTAGAAATTGGCCCCGGTAACGTCCTCACTGGTTTGATTAAACGTACCACTCCTGATTTAATTTTAGAAAACGTCCGTAATGTTGCGGAATTACCAAATTAG
- a CDS encoding J domain-containing protein, which produces MRDCLDIDHAYEILGLKAGVSQIEIKRAYRQLVKIWHPDRFTNPQQKQQAEVKIKQINAAYNLLKSEYPPATQPKTVSVGQQKKSKVSAHRWDAETFYNYGLESVAQGEYQQAIAYFTQAIRLNPHYVAAYKSRGLVCSQLGYEYRATSDLNKAAQLEGKIPKSASFSRIKYKSQPRNLITKLCQNIKKFLKLY; this is translated from the coding sequence ATGCGCGATTGCCTTGATATCGATCATGCTTATGAAATTTTAGGGTTAAAAGCTGGTGTATCGCAGATAGAGATCAAGCGAGCCTACCGCCAGTTGGTGAAAATTTGGCATCCCGATCGCTTTACCAATCCCCAACAGAAACAGCAAGCAGAAGTAAAAATTAAACAAATCAACGCTGCTTATAATCTCCTCAAATCAGAATATCCACCTGCTACACAGCCAAAGACTGTATCAGTGGGGCAACAAAAGAAATCAAAAGTATCCGCCCATCGCTGGGATGCAGAAACTTTCTATAACTATGGTTTGGAGAGCGTCGCTCAAGGAGAATATCAACAAGCGATCGCCTATTTCACCCAAGCAATTCGCCTCAACCCTCACTATGTTGCAGCTTATAAATCCCGTGGATTAGTTTGCTCACAATTGGGTTATGAATATAGAGCCACATCAGATTTAAATAAAGCCGCACAGCTAGAGGGGAAAATTCCAAAATCTGCTTCTTTTTCACGGATAAAATATAAATCTCAACCAAGAAATTTGATCACTAAATTGTGTCAAAACATTAAAAAATTTCTGAAACTGTATTAG
- a CDS encoding YdcF family protein encodes MFLGYQEAKNNDTQPQAIIVLGGSTKNLEREKFTAKFARQHPNLPILISGGSPPTFTRQVFAKAGINSQRLHLDYEAVDTVTNFTTLVDDLQARGVKNVYLITSDFHMRRACVIGEIVLGSRGIGFKPISVPSENTPEPIEKSVRDGARALLWVATGYTGANDSKHR; translated from the coding sequence ATGTTTTTGGGATACCAAGAAGCAAAAAATAATGACACACAGCCCCAAGCAATTATAGTTTTGGGTGGATCAACCAAGAACTTAGAAAGGGAGAAATTTACAGCCAAATTTGCCCGACAGCATCCAAATTTACCTATTTTGATTTCTGGCGGTAGTCCACCTACATTCACCAGACAGGTTTTTGCCAAAGCTGGCATCAATTCCCAGCGATTACATTTAGATTATGAAGCAGTAGATACTGTTACAAATTTTACTACATTAGTAGATGATTTACAAGCTCGCGGTGTAAAAAATGTGTATTTAATCACCTCAGATTTCCATATGCGCCGCGCCTGCGTCATTGGTGAGATAGTGCTGGGTAGTCGGGGAATTGGCTTTAAACCAATATCAGTCCCTTCCGAAAATACACCAGAACCGATTGAAAAATCTGTCCGCGATGGAGCTAGAGCTTTGTTGTGGGTAGCAACTGGTTACACAGGGGCGAATGACAGTAAACATCGCTAG
- a CDS encoding tocopherol cyclase family protein: MLTIPVNSLQSTQTPHSGYHWDGSNRRFFEGWYYRVTLPDCGQTFAFMYSIEDPIGGKSHSGGAAQVLGPDDEYVCRTFPDVTKFWASQDVLALGHWGKTHLNIEPIYLLPKEFTRHVSEGYQATAKLNQGFIQDPATGFYCRWQYEIQPIYGWGNQNSLQQSTAGWLSFLQIFEPGWQILMAHGLASGWIDWNGKIYQFQNAPAYGEKNWGGAFPQKWFWLNCNSFDGEPDLALTAGGGRRGVLWWMESVAMVGLHYQGKFYEFVPWNSKVTWDIQPWGRWQMTATNLEYEVELTGTTHLPGTPLRAPTANGLQFCCRDTMQGKLNLELRQIRGKYPLVILQAHSYLCGLEIGGGSWHNSWQSS, from the coding sequence ATGTTAACTATTCCAGTCAACTCTCTTCAATCCACTCAAACACCCCATAGCGGATACCATTGGGATGGCAGCAATCGCCGTTTCTTTGAAGGCTGGTATTACCGTGTTACTTTACCGGACTGTGGTCAAACCTTTGCTTTCATGTATTCCATCGAAGATCCTATTGGTGGCAAATCTCACAGTGGTGGTGCGGCTCAAGTCCTCGGCCCGGATGATGAATATGTTTGCCGGACTTTTCCTGATGTGACTAAATTTTGGGCTAGTCAAGATGTTCTCGCTTTAGGTCATTGGGGTAAAACTCACCTCAATATCGAACCCATTTACCTTTTGCCAAAAGAGTTTACACGCCATGTCTCAGAAGGTTATCAAGCTACAGCCAAGTTGAACCAGGGTTTTATTCAAGATCCCGCCACTGGTTTTTATTGTCGTTGGCAGTATGAAATTCAGCCTATATATGGTTGGGGTAATCAAAATAGTCTTCAGCAATCAACGGCTGGCTGGCTGTCGTTTTTACAGATTTTTGAACCGGGATGGCAAATTTTGATGGCGCACGGTTTAGCTAGTGGTTGGATTGACTGGAACGGCAAAATTTATCAATTCCAGAACGCACCAGCCTATGGAGAAAAAAATTGGGGTGGTGCTTTCCCGCAAAAATGGTTTTGGCTTAACTGTAATAGCTTCGATGGCGAACCAGATTTGGCATTAACGGCTGGTGGTGGTAGGCGCGGTGTGTTGTGGTGGATGGAATCTGTAGCGATGGTTGGCTTGCATTATCAAGGCAAGTTTTATGAATTTGTTCCCTGGAACTCAAAAGTGACATGGGATATTCAGCCTTGGGGTAGATGGCAAATGACAGCCACCAATCTAGAGTATGAAGTTGAATTAACCGGAACTACGCATCTACCGGGTACACCTCTGCGTGCGCCGACAGCCAACGGTTTACAATTCTGTTGTCGGGATACTATGCAAGGCAAGCTCAATTTAGAGTTGCGGCAAATAAGGGGTAAATACCCTCTAGTCATTCTCCAAGCGCACAGCTATCTTTGTGGGTTAGAAATTGGTGGCGGTTCTTGGCACAATTCTTGGCAGTCCAGCTAA
- a CDS encoding leucyl aminopeptidase — MAIQLSDKPLLEWAGDTLAIALFEEAVELTGELATLDEQFAGILKDIIAEEEFTGKANSTIFTRVTGASPIKKIILVGLGKADHLKPDTLRRAAAAVGKVAKKQKTKVLGFSFPLWNNDPAATVQALAEGVQLALYQDIRFKSDPEDKGSQVETIEFLGFAGQEAAITKANQIVSGVILARQLVAAPANSVTPITMAETAQQIAQDHGLQIEILEQADCEKLGMGAFLGVAQASDLPPKFIHLTYKPEGTPKRKLGIVGKGLTFDSGGLNIKGAGSGIETMKIDMGGAAATLGAAKALAQLKPDVEVHFISAVTENMISGHAMHPGDILTASNGKTIEVNNTDAEGRLTLADALVFADKLGLDAIVDLATLTGACVIALGDDIAGLYSPDDALVAQLEQASESSGEKIWRMPMEDRYFEGLKSSIADMKNTGPRPGGSITAALFLKQFVKDTAWAHLDIAGPVWADKDSGYNGTGATGFGVRMLVNWVLGTGD; from the coding sequence ATGGCAATTCAACTGAGTGACAAGCCCTTGCTAGAGTGGGCTGGCGATACGTTAGCGATCGCATTATTTGAAGAAGCAGTAGAGTTAACCGGTGAACTGGCAACTTTAGATGAGCAGTTTGCTGGCATTTTAAAAGACATCATTGCAGAAGAAGAATTTACAGGCAAAGCCAACAGCACCATTTTTACTCGTGTGACTGGTGCTAGCCCCATCAAAAAAATCATTTTGGTGGGTTTAGGAAAAGCTGATCACCTCAAACCAGACACCCTTAGACGTGCGGCTGCGGCTGTAGGCAAAGTCGCCAAAAAACAAAAAACCAAAGTTTTAGGCTTTAGTTTTCCTTTGTGGAACAATGATCCAGCCGCCACTGTACAAGCACTAGCAGAAGGTGTACAACTAGCCCTATACCAAGACATTCGCTTTAAATCCGATCCAGAAGATAAAGGCTCACAAGTCGAAACTATCGAATTTCTTGGCTTTGCGGGACAAGAAGCCGCAATCACCAAAGCTAACCAAATCGTTTCCGGGGTAATCTTGGCTCGGCAATTAGTAGCAGCACCAGCCAACTCTGTGACACCGATTACGATGGCAGAAACCGCCCAACAAATTGCCCAAGATCATGGTTTGCAGATTGAAATTCTGGAACAAGCAGACTGTGAAAAATTAGGCATGGGTGCTTTTTTAGGAGTTGCTCAAGCTTCTGATTTGCCACCAAAATTTATTCACCTCACCTACAAACCAGAAGGTACACCCAAACGCAAACTAGGGATTGTCGGTAAAGGCTTAACCTTTGATTCTGGTGGACTCAACATCAAAGGCGCGGGTAGCGGTATCGAAACCATGAAAATCGATATGGGTGGGGCAGCCGCTACTTTAGGCGCAGCCAAAGCGCTCGCCCAACTCAAGCCAGATGTGGAAGTTCACTTTATCTCGGCTGTGACGGAAAACATGATTAGCGGACACGCCATGCACCCAGGTGATATCCTCACAGCATCCAACGGCAAAACCATTGAAGTGAATAATACCGATGCTGAAGGGCGTTTGACTCTAGCAGATGCCTTAGTTTTTGCCGACAAATTAGGATTAGATGCGATCGTTGATTTAGCTACCCTCACAGGCGCGTGTGTGATTGCCTTGGGTGACGACATAGCCGGATTATACTCTCCTGACGATGCTTTAGTAGCACAACTAGAACAAGCTTCAGAAAGCTCAGGTGAAAAAATTTGGCGGATGCCAATGGAAGACAGATATTTTGAAGGCTTAAAATCTAGCATTGCCGACATGAAAAACACCGGACCCCGTCCTGGTGGATCAATTACCGCCGCTTTATTCCTCAAACAGTTTGTCAAAGACACTGCGTGGGCGCACCTAGATATTGCTGGGCCAGTTTGGGCAGACAAAGACAGTGGCTATAACGGCACTGGTGCCACCGGCTTTGGTGTGAGAATGCTGGTTAATTGGGTATTGGGTACTGGGGACTAG
- a CDS encoding DUF2288 domain-containing protein: protein MSDLRDELRETLDEAEWEWLIPHVQRDAVILVSQDLDLLDVGEAIASDNISSVQQWIDEQLLAKPSVIQMGEWNSDRQKRFNTLILQPYVLVQEIAA, encoded by the coding sequence ATGTCAGATTTAAGAGACGAATTAAGAGAAACCTTGGATGAAGCAGAGTGGGAATGGTTGATTCCTCATGTCCAACGAGATGCGGTGATTTTGGTGTCACAAGACTTAGATTTACTGGATGTGGGAGAAGCGATCGCCTCTGATAATATCTCATCAGTGCAACAATGGATAGATGAACAATTGTTAGCCAAACCTTCAGTTATCCAAATGGGAGAATGGAATAGCGATCGCCAAAAGCGATTTAATACTCTGATCCTCCAGCCTTATGTTCTAGTACAAGAAATAGCCGCCTGA